One stretch of Deinobacterium chartae DNA includes these proteins:
- a CDS encoding KH domain-containing protein codes for MADLNELVRYLAESVVDDPTSVRVSARRGSETTYLIQVAAGEEGRVIGRGGRIIQAIRTVARACAEPRERVQVDIAAPKR; via the coding sequence GTGGCCGACCTGAACGAGCTGGTGCGCTACCTCGCCGAGAGCGTCGTGGACGACCCGACTTCGGTTCGGGTCTCGGCGCGTCGGGGCAGCGAAACCACCTACCTGATTCAGGTCGCTGCCGGCGAAGAGGGTCGCGTGATCGGGCGCGGCGGCCGTATCATCCAGGCGATCCGCACGGTCGCCCGTGCCTGCGCCGAACCGCGTGAGCGGGTGCAGGTCGATATCGCCGCGCCCAAGCGCTGA
- a CDS encoding cell division protein FtsX, with the protein MNYHLRQTWLAMRGNFTATLATFVTMTLTLLILGSVSLTALNLEQNLRKLESDVEIAAFLSQDADTADIFNRLQSTAQYPEVTQATLISKEQVLEEMTRDYPYIGEAGGLVENPFPDTIRLKLQDPADTVKVARRLERLPGVESVEYGAGYVNQAVRTIDVVRAFGFGLVLLLVLNTLFNILNTVRVAMYARRDEINVMRLLGATRGFIRAPYVLEGLLLGLLSGAISCALLYPGYLTLGARVQELLPALPMVSDARSVWAILGGLPLLGVLLGVLGSLFASSRYLRELE; encoded by the coding sequence ATGAACTATCACCTGCGCCAGACCTGGCTGGCCATGCGCGGCAACTTCACGGCCACGCTGGCCACGTTTGTCACCATGACCCTCACGCTCCTGATCCTGGGCAGCGTGAGCCTCACCGCCCTCAACCTCGAGCAGAACCTGCGCAAGCTCGAAAGCGACGTCGAGATCGCGGCATTTCTCAGCCAGGACGCCGACACCGCCGACATCTTCAACCGCCTGCAGTCCACCGCGCAGTACCCCGAGGTCACCCAGGCCACGCTGATCTCCAAGGAACAGGTCCTCGAGGAGATGACCCGGGACTACCCGTACATCGGCGAGGCGGGCGGGCTGGTCGAGAACCCCTTTCCGGACACGATCCGCCTCAAGCTGCAAGATCCTGCGGACACGGTCAAGGTGGCCCGCCGCCTCGAGCGGCTTCCGGGCGTGGAGAGCGTGGAGTACGGCGCAGGTTACGTGAACCAGGCGGTGCGCACCATCGACGTGGTGCGCGCTTTTGGCTTCGGGCTGGTCTTGCTGCTGGTCCTCAACACGCTGTTTAACATCCTCAACACCGTGCGGGTGGCGATGTATGCCCGCCGCGACGAGATCAACGTGATGCGGCTGCTCGGGGCCACCCGCGGTTTCATCCGCGCGCCGTACGTCCTCGAGGGACTGCTGCTGGGCCTGCTGTCGGGAGCCATCAGCTGCGCGCTGCTGTATCCGGGCTACCTGACGCTGGGCGCACGCGTGCAGGAACTGCTGCCCGCGCTGCCGATGGTCAGCGACGCGCGCAGCGTCTGGGCCATCTTGGGCGGCCTGCCGCTGCTGGGTGTACTGCTGGGCGTGCTGGGCAGCCTGTTCGCCTCCAGCCGCTACCTGCGGGAGCTCGAGTAA
- the ftsE gene encoding cell division ATP-binding protein FtsE produces the protein MIQLHRVSLEYPVTRTLALDDVNLHIKKGEFVYLIGHSGAGKSSLMNLLLKRAVPTKGQVYVGGEPLNRYRGRRVALHRRRIGMVFQENLLLPHLSVYDNVAFALRVTGTPQAQWPAKVMNVLKLVGLEHKRAALPVQLSQGEQQRVAIARAVVTEPPLLLADEPTGNLDPEISADIMRLLQNINLRGTTVLFATHARDLVEAYRHRTLTLRKGKLVRDDPYGGYAL, from the coding sequence GTGATTCAGCTGCATCGCGTCAGCCTCGAGTATCCCGTCACGCGCACCCTGGCGCTTGACGACGTCAATCTGCACATCAAAAAAGGCGAATTCGTCTATCTGATCGGCCACAGCGGAGCGGGCAAGTCCAGCCTGATGAACCTGCTGCTCAAGCGGGCCGTTCCCACCAAGGGGCAGGTCTACGTGGGCGGAGAACCGCTCAACCGTTACCGTGGCCGCCGGGTGGCCCTGCACCGCCGCCGCATCGGCATGGTGTTTCAGGAGAACCTGCTGCTTCCACACCTGTCGGTGTACGACAACGTGGCCTTCGCGCTGCGGGTCACCGGCACCCCGCAGGCCCAGTGGCCTGCCAAGGTCATGAACGTCTTGAAACTGGTCGGGCTCGAGCACAAACGCGCGGCCCTGCCGGTGCAGCTCTCGCAGGGCGAGCAGCAGCGCGTGGCCATCGCCCGCGCGGTCGTCACCGAACCTCCGCTGCTGCTGGCCGACGAGCCCACCGGCAACCTGGACCCCGAGATCAGCGCCGACATCATGCGACTGCTGCAAAACATCAACCTGCGCGGTACCACCGTGCTGTTTGCCACGCACGCACGCGACCTGGTCGAGGCCTACCGTCACCGCACCCTGACCCTGCGCAAGGGCAAGCTGGTCCGTGACGATCCGTACGGCGGCTACGCGCTGTGA
- the rimM gene encoding ribosome maturation factor RimM (Essential for efficient processing of 16S rRNA) produces the protein MSDLIEIGRVTGTFGVNGTLKVIAAGDPQRLLGLETVTLEGSGTLRVRRIDPNGPGVLLQLMGIADRSAAEELRGKRVYAREADLPPLEEGEYYYHDLIGLPVRSPAGEELGRVEAVQDLGYQDLLEVRRGLKLVLVPLQAPYVEVRPGEAIVVDAPEGLL, from the coding sequence ATGTCGGACCTGATCGAAATCGGGCGCGTCACCGGCACTTTCGGAGTGAACGGTACGCTCAAGGTCATCGCCGCCGGTGACCCACAGCGGCTGCTGGGCCTCGAGACGGTCACCCTCGAGGGGAGCGGGACCTTGCGCGTAAGGCGCATCGATCCTAACGGCCCCGGCGTCCTGCTGCAGCTGATGGGCATCGCGGACCGCAGCGCCGCCGAGGAGTTGCGCGGCAAGCGGGTGTACGCCCGTGAGGCAGACCTGCCGCCCCTCGAGGAGGGCGAGTACTACTACCACGACCTGATCGGGCTGCCGGTGCGCTCTCCCGCAGGGGAGGAACTGGGCCGGGTGGAGGCGGTGCAGGACCTGGGCTACCAGGACCTGCTGGAGGTGCGGCGCGGCCTGAAGCTGGTGCTCGTACCGCTGCAGGCCCCGTACGTGGAGGTGCGTCCCGGAGAGGCGATCGTGGTGGACGCCCCGGAAGGGCTGCTGTGA
- the rpsP gene encoding 30S ribosomal protein S16 — protein sequence MVKIRLSRFGSKHNPHYRIVVADARRPRDGGYIESLGHYDPRKTTENYLKVDVERARHWIAQGAQPTDTARRLLRSQGVFKAE from the coding sequence ATGGTCAAGATCCGTCTGTCCCGCTTCGGCAGCAAGCACAACCCCCACTACCGCATCGTCGTCGCCGACGCCCGCCGTCCCCGTGACGGTGGCTACATCGAGAGCCTCGGCCACTACGATCCCCGCAAGACCACCGAGAACTACCTGAAAGTAGACGTCGAGCGCGCCCGTCACTGGATCGCGCAGGGCGCTCAGCCCACCGACACCGCCCGCCGTCTGCTGCGTTCGCAGGGCGTCTTCAAGGCGGAGTAA
- a CDS encoding murein hydrolase activator EnvC family protein: protein MSPRLKRRAAWMLLSLSLLGSGPAQTLNQLQQQLEQAREAREVQDRRIRSLQQEINRLSARQKQLGTQLSSLEARIARLENERLKVEEQLKDTQARVADVNSRIAVTEARVARQKLQVQKVMLQLYRDRSGRYVKLLSQEDNIYDILIKARYLDRLGRQDLEVIEELRGSLQQLDTQKQELLALTERLNALQRDLVARTDRVQAERDRQQSTLAELRRTAAGRQQLLLQTAEAQRDTQARIGNLFNAILAERARIEEERRRREEEERKRREEERRRLEAQRRELERQRLEAQRREEERRRLEAQRAAAASREAAARQAEQARLERARLEREAAAVRQREQQLEQQERQAAAASSRPPLPASVGRLSFPMPGGRVVRRYGQEGPYELIAGPAPGSPVQASAEGEVLQVQYYAATGWVVLIRHSDSLATSYSGLQQPVVSAGDRVARNQLLGYTGGSPSLDPESFQFSVAALRNNQLQGWVAPNY, encoded by the coding sequence ATGTCGCCCCGCCTCAAGCGCCGCGCGGCCTGGATGCTGCTGTCGCTGTCGCTGCTCGGCAGCGGTCCCGCCCAGACCCTCAACCAGTTGCAGCAACAACTGGAGCAGGCCCGCGAGGCCCGCGAGGTGCAAGACCGCCGCATCCGTTCGCTGCAGCAGGAAATCAACCGCCTCTCGGCCCGGCAAAAACAGTTGGGCACCCAGCTCAGCAGCCTCGAGGCCCGCATCGCACGCCTCGAGAACGAACGCCTCAAGGTCGAGGAACAGCTGAAAGACACCCAGGCGCGCGTCGCGGACGTCAACAGCCGTATCGCGGTGACCGAGGCCCGGGTGGCACGCCAGAAGCTGCAGGTCCAGAAGGTGATGCTGCAGCTCTACCGCGACCGCTCGGGCCGCTACGTCAAGCTGCTGTCGCAGGAAGACAACATCTACGACATCCTGATCAAGGCGCGCTACCTCGACCGCCTGGGCAGGCAGGACCTCGAGGTGATCGAGGAGCTGCGCGGCTCGCTGCAGCAGCTGGACACGCAAAAACAGGAGCTGCTGGCCCTGACCGAACGCCTCAATGCCCTGCAGCGCGACCTGGTGGCACGCACCGACCGGGTGCAGGCCGAGCGCGACCGGCAGCAGAGCACCCTGGCCGAACTGCGCCGCACCGCTGCGGGCCGTCAGCAGCTGCTGCTGCAGACCGCCGAGGCGCAGCGCGACACCCAGGCACGCATCGGCAACCTGTTTAACGCCATCTTGGCCGAGCGGGCCCGCATCGAAGAAGAGCGCAGACGGCGCGAGGAAGAGGAACGCAAGCGGCGCGAGGAGGAACGCAGGCGCCTCGAGGCCCAGCGGCGCGAGCTCGAACGCCAGCGCCTCGAGGCCCAGCGGCGCGAGGAGGAACGCAGGCGCCTCGAGGCCCAGCGCGCCGCGGCCGCCTCGCGTGAGGCGGCCGCCAGGCAGGCCGAGCAGGCCCGCCTGGAACGGGCGCGCCTCGAGCGCGAGGCGGCCGCGGTGCGCCAGCGCGAACAACAACTCGAGCAGCAGGAACGTCAGGCCGCAGCGGCCAGCTCGCGGCCTCCCCTGCCCGCCTCGGTGGGCCGTCTGAGCTTTCCCATGCCGGGCGGTCGGGTGGTACGCCGCTACGGCCAAGAAGGCCCTTACGAGCTGATCGCGGGGCCTGCACCGGGCAGCCCGGTGCAGGCTTCGGCCGAGGGCGAGGTGCTGCAGGTGCAGTACTACGCCGCGACCGGCTGGGTGGTGCTGATCCGCCACTCGGATTCGCTGGCGACCTCGTACAGCGGCTTGCAGCAGCCGGTGGTGAGCGCCGGGGACCGCGTGGCCCGCAACCAGTTGCTGGGTTATACCGGCGGCAGCCCCTCGCTCGACCCGGAGAGCTTTCAGTTCTCGGTGGCCGCGCTGCGCAACAACCAGCTGCAGGGCTGGGTGGCCCCGAACTACTGA